The nucleotide sequence TTAGAAATTATGTCAAATAATGAAATTAAAAAATTCAGCTATGTTAAAGTTGTTCAAAAAATAAATCCTTCTAACATAATATCAAATGGACATATTACACCGGCAGACTACAATACGGATATTAATCTTTTACTTTCAGATTTTGACCAATATAGTGAATTAACATAAGAAAGCGAAAATGCTGCTATTATTTATGACTATTATATAAATGCCGGATATCCGAATGATAACGGGAATACAATAACTATTAAAAACAATTCTTTTAAAGTAAATCATAACGGTGAATATATTATATATTCAGAAGATATAAATAACAATAAAACATTTATATATATAAATATTAATAATATAAATTCAACGCCAATAAATACAGAGCAACCCACAGCTTCTCCTAACTATCTTTATGATATAAAAGACTTGTCCATTCTTTCAATTTCAGGAGATAAACTTGAAACCCCTCCGGAAAATGCTAGTTTTATTGTTGAAACTAGTGTTAACAAGAAAAAGGACAATAATACAAAGGATTATATATTCGTTGCCATATATGCCAAGAATGGAATACTGCTGAATCTTGATTATGTAAAAGCAAATTTTGCACCAAATTATGACTGTTCATTTGGCTTTAACATCCCAGCTTCACTAGGCGAAATAGGGGAAATAAAAACGTTTATTTGGGATAAATTCAATTCTTTAAATCCTCTTGCGGAAACAAAGTCCATTAGTTTCAAATAAACAAGATGATTGAACTTAATAGATAACATTAGGATACAATATAAATAACATTATTAATAAAACGAGCAGAATTTTAAACAGCCACAGTAAAATAGGCAATAGAAAAAACATTCCCCATATGGTAGAATAAAACAAACTACTGTAGGGGGAATTTTTATGCATTAGAATATGGACATATCCAATAATATGAAATCAAAATTATAAAATTGTGGAATCAAAGAAAAACATTAAGAGAAATCTGAAATGTTTTTGGTTTCACATACAAGCAAATGAAAAGCTTTAAAGCAAGATAAAAAAAACAGAAAAAGCTAAAAGCTGGAATAGCTTTGATAGATAGGTTATAATAAATTGGACAAATTTTAGCTTTTCATGATATAATAAATAAAAAGATAATGGAGGTAAGGATGATGTCAAGATATTATACAGATGAATTCAAGCAAAAAAAGTAGAACTGCGTAAAGCTGGTAAAAGCTCAGCAAACATTATGAACGAGCATGGAGTATCAAGAACATCCATACAAACAAGGGAAAAACAATATGATAACAGCGGAAAATTTACCGTTAAAGATAACTTATCGGAAAGTGAAAAAGAGCTTCGATTATTGCGTAAAGAAAATAAGTAGCTGAAAATGGAGGTAGATATTTTAAAACAAGCTGCGCTGATACTGGGGCTAAAATACGAGTAATACAACAAAATTCACATAAATACAGTATCAGCGCAATGTGTAAATGTTTAAATATACCAAAAAGCACATTCTATTACAAGCCTACTATTAAAACCGTGGATACAGACTTTGAAAATGCCGTAATTGATGAATTTAATAAAAGCCGTAAAAATTACGGTACACGGAAGTTAAAAAAGGTCTTGCGTAAACGTAATGTTGTTGCCTCGCGCAAAAGGATCTCCAAAGTTATGCATAAGTATAATTTAGTGTCCAATTATAAAAAAACTTACGCCTAATAGAATAAAAATCCTTGTAAATAATGATAATATTCACAATATTGTCAACAGGGAATTCAGCAGTAGGAAACCTTTGCAGGTTGTAGTCAGTGATCTTACATCTTAAAGTTGACGATAAATGGAATTATCTTTGTATACTTTTGGATTTAAGCAACAGAAAAATCATAGGTTCAGCCGTAGCCAAAAACAAAAGCGCTGAAATTGTACGGAAAGCGTTCTTTTCGATGCAGAGTGATCTTCGGAGAATACAATTGTTTCATACGGACAGGGGAGCTGCGTTCAAAAATGAGGTTATTGACAATATTTTAAAGGCATTTAATATTGATAGAAGTTTGTCGTCTAAAGAATCGCCTATAGATAACGCCGTTGCCGAGTCGATGTACAGCGTTATTAAGACCAAGTTCGCATTCAAACGTGAATTTGCGAATATAGAGGAACTGGAGATAGAATGGTTTGATTATATAAATTGGTATAATAATGTTCGTGTACTTGGTAGTTTGGGATATAAAACACCGGCGGAATTTTGTTAGGATGAAAAACAAATAATTGTTCAGAAAAGTTTTTACATACCAAATTTGAATCCGACGACAGAACTGTTTCCTCTTTAACCGTCGTACTTCCGTCTCTTTTGTATTCCTTTGTCAGCTGAGTGTGATACACATCATCGTATGTATACGAGGTCATATGCTCTGTATTGGTTTTATCTCCATTTGCATATGCGTCCCAGCTTTTAACTAGGTCTCTGTATTCATTATACTCCGAAATCGTTGTACTTTCAATACTATTTTGTTCATTATCATATATTATGTTTGTTACTGTTTCCGAGTATGTTCTTTTGTAGTATCTTACTGTTTCTCCGCCATAAATTGTTTTGGACAAATACACCGGATTCTCTCCGTTCATATAATATACTTCGTCTGATTCTTTTAACGTAAACTTTCCATTTTTTGATACTCTATAACTATAATACATATCATTAGGATAAAATGAGGACCTGTTTTCATAGCACGGAGCATAATTATGTTTAGTAATCACTCCGTCTGCTGTTGTTTCAGTTGTGGAGTAAGCGTAGTTATACATAAAAGATCCTGAATAATCATATGTAATAACATTTTCTTGACTTCCATTGAGAACATCATAACGTTTAATGAGCCTTGCTGATTCCTGTCTTAAGCTATTATAACTATACATAGTTTTTGAATATTCATAATGTGTTGACGCACCTGTTGGATGGATAACATCGGTCAAAATATAAAAATTTCTATTTATAAAATTTGTTACGCTATATATTTCATCTTCATTATTTCCTTCCTGATATTTAAATGTTGTTTGTAATCCCTCCTGATTTGTGTAACTATCCAGTATTTGGGCATATGTGTCCATATTGGCTGTATTCATAGTTGACCTAATATTATATTTTTGATAGGACACGAAAGAGTACAGACTACAATGGAAACCTACAGTCATCTGTACCCGAACAAGCAAATCGAAGTCGCCAATCAGCTTGACAGGCTAATGGCTACAAAAAATACGGCTGATGTAGCCAATTTGTAGCCACTAAAAAGAGAAAATCCCGAAAAATGCCGCAGAGGCGGCACTTTTCGGGATTAGAAAGCACAATATTTGTTATTCCCACTCGCTAAGGGTTTTATTATCTCAAACAAATCAGTTAATAATCCGTTACACAGGAGATTTCTATTATTTATATTATACTGATTTTTTTGACTATTCACTATTTTGTTGCCATATTGTTGCCACGGCAACTGATAACCATCATTTTTTTCAGAAATAGTCAGTAATTGTTTTTATCAATTTCATTGATCTTCTTTAGGCAATTTGTGATCGTATTCTGTAATAAATCTTGCACGTTCAAAAAGTTCATCAAAAGTTAGTATTTCAACATTTTGAATATTTCGCCGAAAAAGCTCAAATGATTGTAATTTATCTTTGTTTATACCATTTTCAGTTTTAAATTCATTAAGTTTCCAATCACTAAAAATGCTTTGGGTTGATAACTATAAATTTCCTCTCCAGTAGGATTACCGCTTTTATCTGTTATTGAAAGTTTTTCAGACAAACTTTTTACTGCAGCTGCTACGGTTCCTTGGACTTGGGCGATAGCTCCAACCAATTCTCTCGAAGCAGCATAGCATCCCGAACGATATGATGTTATTTCAAGCAAATTCGTACTATCGGTCTTAATTTCAACAAAACAAAGGTTAGAAATAACCCCCTTTGTTTTCATTAACCCATCTACCCTTTTTCCATAACCATTGATATTAAATCCTTGTACAATTTGTTCTAATTTTTTGTCATCGAGACTACTTAAAAATACATATCCTAACCCATATCCAAAAATCCACGGATTCTTCTCAAAAAAAGTCTGCCATACCTTCTCAGAAGAATAGTTATACTTATTTTTTACATCAGAAAAATAATTTTTATCTACAAGAAACTTTTTAAATATTTCTATTTGCTTTTTTCTATAACCAATAGTTACAACATCTTCGTTTGTTATTTGAGAACGTAGTATATTCGAAAACAGTTCTTGATTTTCTTCGACCATTCGCTTTGCTTGCTGATCTGTTATTTCGATATACTCAATATCATCATCTGATAAACGCTGGTATCGTTTGCTGCCAAAATGCATAGTTTGAACATCTCTAATAAATGAATAAAGCTTTGTTATTTCGTCTCCGATAAACGCAAAGCCAAGTTTATGGGGATTTCCTGTTTTAGCAGTATATTCTTGTATATTTAAAACAAGAATATTTCTGCTGCCCTCAAAGACTTTTGCTGTAATGATGTTCTTGCCACCCACTGTTTCCCTTAATACAATTTCATCCTTGATTTTAACCATTTCATATGTTTCTTTTGAATCGATCGCTCTTGTCACAATACGAATACTATCTTCTATTCCATATTTATTTTTTATCGACGGGCTAATATATGTCTTCCCCTCGATTGGATCCATATAGCTATCTTGGTTCATTGTACCAAACATTCCTCCTTGAATTTTATTTTAAAGCAATTTCTTTAAAGGTGGTCAATAACTTCATATGCATACTTATAAACTCTGTTTGCTGCCTCGTCGGGTGAAATATCACCATGAGCTAGACAGCATCGTAGCATATAAAGAATTGTGATAATTGCTTGACTTCTTTTGTTAGAATCATTTATGAAGCTATATACTCCTATCTTTCTAGCTTCTTCTGATGTATCTAAAACACTAGTAATTATATATGGATTAAGTTTTTTGTAACATTGTAAACATTTAGTTTTTTGAGTATCTGACAATTGAATAAATATCGATTGTTGCTTTAAAGTTTCCTCATCGTATTCGTCTTGTTCAATATGTAGAATTTCTAATCCTGTACGATTATTTTTCACTGTGGTTGTTAATTTGCCTTGTGAGCGTAAACACTTATAATGTATATTTGAGTAATCAAATTTTTCTAAGTTATTCTTGTTTTTTACTGCTACCTCAGAAAATGATATTTGTTGTCTAACCCCAATGAACTCTTGCGTTGTAATTGCTGCATTCAACAGAGCTTCATGCAGTTTTACAAGATTATCTTGATATGTAAGACCTTCAGAATCCGTCGCATTTAATAAATTTGTCATATATGTTTTAAAACGATTGCTTTGTTCGGAAATGTACTCAATACATTTTTGATCTGTTCCCGGAGGAATTTCTCCACTAAATTTGTACCAAGCATTAAAAGCAACCCATGCTTTCATAAAAGCAGAAAAATAATCTATATTAATATTTATTGCCTCAATCCAGTCTTTATATCCAGCCACTTTTTCTTCACCTACCTAGCGTATATAACTTCTTCATCCATAATCCTTAAAGCTTCTTGCTCTAAAAGATATGCTTCATATCGCTTTTTGTTTGCCTCTAACGCCAAGCCATTAATTTTTTTTTGAATGTCTTCATTTTTAAGCAATGGGATTTCAACAGAAGCTAAGCTATTATTATCAATCATATCTACAACAGAGCCATAAGTTTGTCTGCGCACCAACTCATTACCCCATTCACTATTTAGAAAAATATAGATGTATCCAGCAATTTTTTCGTTAGCGGGTATTAATTTTAACACATTTTGACTCACTGCATATCCATTCCACTGCTTTGGTACAAGAGTAGTTATTCCGATTGTACCTCTATCGGTTACCAAAATTGTATTCTCCGTAACTTTTAGTTCCTTTTCATAACGTTTTTTATGAATCGGTTTAGATAGATACTTTTCAGTCTTGGGATTTAACTGTGTTATTTCTTTGCCTCCTAAAAAAGGATAGCCATAACCTTCTTCAACATATGTACGTTTGAAAACACCTGCAAGAATTATATCCTTACTTATTCGTTTATCACCTATATTGGTCACTTCCGCGGCATATTTATTAAGATGTTCAACGATTGCAGCAACAATCGGAACATGATATGAAGCATCAGCTCTTCCACACATGTGGCTTAATTTAATACTAAACGTGCCTACAGAAGCATCCATTTTGTAATAATCTACATTGAAATCCTTTATTGGTGGTAGTTTTAACTCTTGTATCAGCAATTCTGTCGCTTCATCAATCAAATCATTTGATTCGTCACGCAATTTATATGATTCTACTACTAAATCATTAATTTTTCCTTTAACTTCATCAGGAGCATTAGGAATCGGAACTGATGAAAGGTGTTCAGGTTCTATATGTGTAATAACAGCACCATAACTATTTGTAAGTAGAATTTTATTGCCAATTTTACTTTTTAAATAAGCGTAAATGTATCCTTGATCTACATTGTGCTTACAGTCTATTCTAAGTAAATCATGGCTGAAAATTAAATCATTTAGCGTTTCAGAAACATACGAAACTTTTCCAATTGTCCCTGAACAAGTCATTAAAATCTGACCTTTATGTACTCTTAAAGCGTCAATATTAGTTTGTGTTAAATGAGAAATATAACCATCAGGTGTGGGCTTAATATCAACTATTGTTGATGGTTGATATATTGGCATATCCGAATTCTCAACCCAAATTCGTTTAAATCTAGCACCCGTATATGATGTTGTCAATCCTTTTTCTCCGCCAATAGTTGTAAGCGGATATTTGCCGTTTGCTATTATCTGCCGAGCCCGTTTTGCTTCTACATCAAAAACACTTGCTTCGAGGCGTTTTCCTCGTGATATTACATCTGCCAAAGAAACAGAACACCATTTAAGAGAATCTTTACTCTCAGTAATATTATTTACCATGACAATCCCTCCTGCTTCTTCCAATCAGCAAAGATTGCCGGAACATCTGGAGTTTGGTCATCCTCAACTTTCTTTTTCTGTTCATGAGATACTACTGCACTTTCCTCGGTTTCACCATCCAGCAAAATACTATTTGTATCCGGAACAAGTATTTCATTTCCCTCTTTATCTCGCTTAAAGGTCGGATTACCTCGCTTATCGTGTCCAACTTTTTCAACCATAGCCATAAAAATATTATAATCAGCCATTGTTCCGCTTTTTTCTTCTGCATCTTTTTGTTCTTGAGTTTTCTTCTGCAAGAACAATACAGATGTTTGAGTACCATTTCTCGGCTGAAATGTATCTACATGCAAATCAACACTACCAATAATTCTATGGTTCTTTATTAACCATTCACGAATATATCCCAGTCCTGGAGAACCAAGAATAGAGTCAGGCAGCACAATCCCCATTCTGCCACCTTCAGTCAAAAACTGTGTGCATCGCTCAATAAATAGAATTTCAGGAGGAACGGAGGACTGTAAACGGTCAGTCATAGTCCATACTCTTGTTTTCTTATTATTTTCCCAAATGTGAGCAAGTTCAAACTGTTCCAAAATATTTTTATCCTTAACCGGAATTTTACTTCCGAACGGAGGATTGGTAACAATTACATCAAAGTAACCTATCGTTTTATAATTTCTCATTTCCGATTTATCAATTCCAAGCGCTTCTGCAAGCTTTGTACGGAACTCATCTGTCCATTCATGAGGTGGAAGCAACGAATTGGTCTGTAAAATATTACCGCTTCCATCGTTATTCATAACCATATTCATTTTAGTTGCTTTAACAAGATCAGGATTTATATCAAACCCAAAATAATAATTTGATGCCATTTCTGAAATTCTATCATTAAAAGTCCTTATAGAATCATTGTCCCAATCTTTACGTGGAGAACATATTTGTTCAGCAAATGCAATTTCAAGGTCACCAATTACATGTGTCATAGCGGTAACCAAGAACCCACCTGTTCCACACGAACTGTCGAGAATGCGCTCTTCCATTTTAGGATTAATCATCTCGACAACCATTTTCATTACATTTCTAGGCGTAAAAAATTCGCCTCTGTCACCGCGAAGGTTGGCACCAACTATTTCTTCATAGGCTTTACCCTTAATATCGATGTTGGTGTTAAGCAAGCTGTATTTTTGAAGTTCGCTAACAATATATGCAAGACTACGAGGAGCAAGTTTGATTTCATCATTAGAATCAAATATTTTGCCATGTTTTTTCTTAACACGCTCAAATATTTTTGATATACGTTTCTTTACAGTTAATTGCCCATCAGGATTAGAACGTTCC is from Monoglobus pectinilyticus and encodes:
- a CDS encoding Shedu immune nuclease family protein, with product MFGTMNQDSYMDPIEGKTYISPSIKNKYGIEDSIRIVTRAIDSKETYEMVKIKDEIVLRETVGGKNIITAKVFEGSRNILVLNIQEYTAKTGNPHKLGFAFIGDEITKLYSFIRDVQTMHFGSKRYQRLSDDDIEYIEITDQQAKRMVEENQELFSNILRSQITNEDVVTIGYRKKQIEIFKKFLVDKNYFSDVKNKYNYSSEKVWQTFFEKNPWIFGYGLGYVFLSSLDDKKLEQIVQGFNINGYGKRVDGLMKTKGVISNLCFVEIKTDSTNLLEITSYRSGCYAASRELVGAIAQVQGTVAAAVKSLSEKLSITDKSGNPTGEEIYSYQPKAFLVIGNLMNLKLKMV
- a CDS encoding restriction endonuclease subunit S, which produces MVNNITESKDSLKWCSVSLADVISRGKRLEASVFDVEAKRARQIIANGKYPLTTIGGEKGLTTSYTGARFKRIWVENSDMPIYQPSTIVDIKPTPDGYISHLTQTNIDALRVHKGQILMTCSGTIGKVSYVSETLNDLIFSHDLLRIDCKHNVDQGYIYAYLKSKIGNKILLTNSYGAVITHIEPEHLSSVPIPNAPDEVKGKINDLVVESYKLRDESNDLIDEATELLIQELKLPPIKDFNVDYYKMDASVGTFSIKLSHMCGRADASYHVPIVAAIVEHLNKYAAEVTNIGDKRISKDIILAGVFKRTYVEEGYGYPFLGGKEITQLNPKTEKYLSKPIHKKRYEKELKVTENTILVTDRGTIGITTLVPKQWNGYAVSQNVLKLIPANEKIAGYIYIFLNSEWGNELVRRQTYGSVVDMIDNNSLASVEIPLLKNEDIQKKINGLALEANKKRYEAYLLEQEALRIMDEEVIYAR
- a CDS encoding N-6 DNA methylase → MADTKVIVIPEGKICDYVDGKFRNDTPEEYVRQTIEKRLVNEHKYSPKQISIEYTLQLGSRKPRADIVIFNKDCSEKTQENVKLIIECKKEAVEARNAKEGVEQLKSYMSACPNCEWGMWTNGKQKEVYRKFKNDKGQIDFMDYNDIPSADGSLDDINRPKRTSLKNAYDDNLLFVFKTCHNHIHVNDGLQKQPAFFELLKVIFCKIEDERNIPNPLEFYTTSEERSNPDGQLTVKKRISKIFERVKKKHGKIFDSNDEIKLAPRSLAYIVSELQKYSLLNTNIDIKGKAYEEIVGANLRGDRGEFFTPRNVMKMVVEMINPKMEERILDSSCGTGGFLVTAMTHVIGDLEIAFAEQICSPRKDWDNDSIRTFNDRISEMASNYYFGFDINPDLVKATKMNMVMNNDGSGNILQTNSLLPPHEWTDEFRTKLAEALGIDKSEMRNYKTIGYFDVIVTNPPFGSKIPVKDKNILEQFELAHIWENNKKTRVWTMTDRLQSSVPPEILFIERCTQFLTEGGRMGIVLPDSILGSPGLGYIREWLIKNHRIIGSVDLHVDTFQPRNGTQTSVLFLQKKTQEQKDAEEKSGTMADYNIFMAMVEKVGHDKRGNPTFKRDKEGNEILVPDTNSILLDGETEESAVVSHEQKKKVEDDQTPDVPAIFADWKKQEGLSW